The proteins below come from a single Prolixibacter sp. NT017 genomic window:
- a CDS encoding DMT family transporter has product MHYIGEIAGIATAMFWTVTSMAFQVATRKVGSLNVNIIRLFMAFIFYVLYMRMSRGLWLPTDASPEAWKWLGISGLIGFVLGDFFLFQSYAFVSARISMLMMSLAPPVAALLGYIILGERFTLLNTVGLLLVLTGIAMVILNRGDKSENNRRFKYPMKGILLAFGGAIGQGSGAVLSKFGMASYDAFSASQIRVIAGVLGFSLIFTVMRRWKGVFSTIKNVNAMKPILIGAFFGPFIGVGLSMVALQHTSAGIASTLMATVPVFILLPSVIFFGEKLTWREVLGAFITVGGIAVFFIR; this is encoded by the coding sequence ATGCACTACATTGGAGAAATAGCTGGCATTGCTACTGCCATGTTCTGGACAGTCACTTCTATGGCTTTCCAGGTAGCTACACGTAAAGTCGGTTCGCTAAATGTCAATATCATACGCCTTTTTATGGCGTTTATTTTTTATGTGCTGTACATGAGGATGAGCCGCGGTCTTTGGCTTCCAACGGATGCTTCTCCCGAAGCGTGGAAATGGTTGGGCATATCCGGTCTTATCGGTTTTGTGCTGGGAGATTTTTTCCTGTTTCAATCTTATGCTTTTGTCAGTGCACGGATTTCCATGTTGATGATGTCACTGGCACCACCCGTGGCTGCTTTGTTAGGTTACATTATCCTGGGAGAACGCTTTACCTTACTGAATACGGTCGGCTTGCTCCTTGTTCTTACCGGAATTGCCATGGTGATTCTCAATCGTGGTGACAAAAGCGAAAATAATCGTCGGTTCAAATATCCCATGAAAGGAATACTGTTGGCGTTTGGAGGAGCAATAGGGCAGGGCTCCGGTGCGGTTCTTTCGAAATTTGGCATGGCGAGCTATGATGCATTTTCTGCCTCACAAATCCGGGTAATTGCCGGCGTGTTAGGATTCTCGCTCATTTTTACGGTAATGCGGAGATGGAAGGGCGTTTTTTCGACGATTAAAAACGTTAATGCGATGAAGCCCATTTTAATTGGCGCTTTTTTCGGGCCTTTCATTGGAGTCGGACTCAGTATGGTCGCTCTTCAGCATACCTCGGCCGGAATTGCCTCTACGTTGATGGCTACCGTTCCGGTTTTCATCCTCTTGCCTTCGGTGATTTTTTTCGGAGAGAAACTTACCTGGCGGGAAGTATTAGGCGCATTTATTACTGTTGGTGGCATCGCCGTTTTCTTCATTCGGTAG
- a CDS encoding ABC transporter ATP-binding protein: MSIITINDLHKVYDGTQVEVHAVNGVTLNIEEGEFSALVGPSGSGKTTLMNMLGGLDRPTSGQVLINGTDLSQLKDSELIDFRLHHIGFVFQSYNLIPVLTALENVEFIMHLQGVPSAERHARARELLEAVGLGDRLNSRPGQLSGGQQQRVAVARALASKPRYVLADEPTANLDSHSTENLLDIMEELNHKENITFVFSTHDARVVKKAHRVIVLEDGKVISDEVREKAGVSHSNE, translated from the coding sequence ATGTCAATTATAACAATAAATGATTTGCATAAAGTTTACGATGGAACCCAGGTTGAGGTCCATGCGGTAAACGGAGTTACCCTGAACATCGAAGAAGGTGAATTTTCGGCATTGGTCGGGCCTTCCGGTTCAGGAAAAACGACCCTGATGAATATGCTTGGTGGGCTCGATCGTCCTACCTCGGGGCAGGTTTTGATTAACGGAACCGATTTGAGCCAACTGAAAGATTCGGAATTGATTGATTTCCGTCTCCATCACATTGGTTTTGTCTTTCAGTCGTATAACTTGATACCGGTGTTAACGGCTCTGGAAAACGTCGAGTTTATTATGCACTTGCAGGGAGTTCCGAGTGCTGAACGACATGCGCGTGCCAGGGAATTACTGGAAGCGGTAGGACTGGGAGATCGTCTGAATAGTCGTCCCGGACAGCTTTCCGGCGGACAGCAGCAACGTGTCGCTGTAGCCCGGGCACTTGCTTCGAAGCCCCGTTATGTGCTGGCCGATGAACCGACAGCCAACCTCGATTCTCATTCAACCGAGAATCTGCTTGACATCATGGAAGAGTTGAACCACAAAGAGAACATCACCTTTGTGTTTTCAACCCACGATGCCCGCGTAGTCAAAAAGGCGCACCGCGTAATTGTCCTCGAAGACGGTAAAGTGATTTCGGACGAGGTGAGAGAAAAAGCGGGAGTAAGCCATTCGAACGAGTAA
- a CDS encoding outer membrane lipoprotein-sorting protein translates to MKTKKVIVFLLVMAFGSLTAQAQDAQEIVKKANDLLRGQSNESVMTMKIIRPKWERTLKFKGWSKGNEYSLIYVLEPAKEKGQVFLKRDKEIWNWVPSIERMIKIPPSMMMQSWMGSDLTNDDLVKESSIVEDYNHKVIGEEKLNGYDCYKIEMTPKEDAAVVWGKIITWISKEHYYTLKNEYYDEDGYLVNVETLSKIKKMGDRTLPTYYEIVPVDKKGHKTTMEFNEVKFNVPIKDSFFSIQNMKRVH, encoded by the coding sequence ATGAAAACAAAAAAGGTAATCGTATTTCTTCTGGTTATGGCGTTCGGCAGTCTGACCGCACAAGCTCAGGATGCACAGGAAATTGTTAAAAAGGCCAACGATCTTCTTCGTGGACAGTCGAACGAATCGGTGATGACCATGAAGATTATCCGGCCCAAATGGGAACGAACGCTAAAATTCAAAGGCTGGTCGAAAGGGAATGAGTATTCGCTTATTTATGTTCTCGAACCGGCGAAGGAAAAAGGTCAGGTTTTCCTGAAAAGAGATAAGGAAATTTGGAACTGGGTACCGTCCATCGAGCGAATGATTAAGATTCCGCCGAGCATGATGATGCAATCGTGGATGGGGTCCGACCTAACAAACGACGACCTGGTGAAGGAGTCATCGATTGTGGAAGACTATAACCACAAAGTAATTGGTGAAGAGAAGCTCAACGGTTACGATTGTTACAAAATAGAGATGACTCCGAAGGAGGATGCCGCTGTTGTGTGGGGAAAAATAATTACATGGATCAGCAAAGAGCACTATTACACACTGAAAAATGAGTACTACGATGAAGACGGTTACCTGGTGAATGTGGAGACCTTGTCGAAGATTAAAAAGATGGGTGATCGCACACTGCCTACTTACTATGAGATCGTTCCGGTTGATAAGAAAGGGCATAAAACGACCATGGAATTCAATGAGGTAAAATTCAATGTTCCCATTAAGGACAGCTTTTTCAGTATTCAGAATATGAAGCGGGTTCACTAA
- the ppdK gene encoding pyruvate, phosphate dikinase translates to MAKNVYKFGNGQAEGRADMRNLLGGKGANLAEMNLIGVPVPPGFTITTDVCTTYTKEGRDAVLKLINDEVKDAVAHIEELTGTKFGDKENPCLVSVRSGARASMPGMMDTILNLGLNDMAVEGMTKKTGNARFGWDSYRRFIQMYGDVVMDLKPKNKEDIDPFEEIIEAMKEEKGIEQDTEFTVDDLKVLVLRFKEAIKNETGKEFPTDPWEQLWGAITAVFDSWMNDRAILYRRLNNIPEEWGTAVNVQAMVFGNMGDNSATGVAFTRDAATGEDLFNGEYLINAQGEDVVAGIRTPQQITKEGSLRWAKLAGVSEEERASKFPSLEESMPAAYKELNETQHKLEEHYQDMQDLEFTIQEGKLWLLQTRNGKRTGAAMVKIAMDMLKEGKIDEKTAILRLEANKLDELLHPIFDTKALEQATVIAKGLPASPGAATGQVVFFADEAEKYENSILVRIETSPEDLEGMNVARGILTARGGMTSHAAVVARGMGKCCVSGTGGIKIDYKNRSFVADGKTYKEGDWISLNGSTGEVYDGKVITRNPDLSGDFGHIMDLSDKFTRMHVRTNADTPKDAQVARNFGAQGIGLCRTEHMFFEGERIKAMREMILASDEEGRRKALDKLLPYQREDFEGIFEAMAGYGVTVRLLDPPLHEFVPHQQATQKELASEMGVAIDVIRSKVAELEEFNPMLGHRGCRLGNTYPEITEMQARAIIEAALNLKAKGVDARPEIMVPLVGTIKELKLQADIINEVAEKVFEEKGARIDYKVGTMIEVPRAALTADEIADVAEFFSFGTNDLTQMTFGYSRDDAGKFLPIYIKKGILKNDPFQVLDQEGVGQLVDLATKRGRETNPKLKVGICGEHGGEPSSVEFCNGVGLDYVSCSPYRVPIARLAAAQANLKQG, encoded by the coding sequence ATGGCTAAGAATGTATACAAATTCGGTAATGGCCAGGCGGAGGGTCGTGCCGATATGCGTAATTTACTGGGAGGTAAAGGAGCCAATCTGGCAGAGATGAACCTGATTGGAGTACCAGTTCCTCCGGGCTTTACCATTACCACAGATGTATGTACGACTTACACCAAAGAAGGTCGTGATGCTGTACTCAAACTCATCAATGATGAAGTAAAAGATGCAGTTGCACATATCGAGGAATTGACCGGAACCAAATTCGGGGACAAAGAAAATCCGTGTCTGGTTTCTGTTCGTTCAGGAGCAAGGGCTTCCATGCCGGGCATGATGGACACCATCCTCAACCTCGGTCTGAATGATATGGCAGTGGAAGGAATGACAAAGAAAACCGGTAATGCACGTTTTGGTTGGGATTCATACCGCCGCTTCATCCAGATGTATGGTGACGTGGTAATGGATCTGAAACCGAAGAATAAAGAAGATATCGATCCTTTCGAAGAAATCATCGAAGCGATGAAGGAAGAAAAAGGCATCGAGCAGGATACCGAGTTCACCGTTGACGACCTAAAAGTTCTGGTTCTTCGTTTTAAAGAAGCTATCAAAAACGAAACCGGGAAAGAATTCCCGACCGACCCGTGGGAACAACTTTGGGGAGCCATTACTGCTGTATTCGACAGCTGGATGAACGACCGTGCCATCCTGTACCGTCGTTTAAACAACATTCCTGAAGAATGGGGAACTGCTGTTAACGTTCAGGCAATGGTATTCGGTAACATGGGTGACAACTCGGCTACAGGTGTAGCATTTACACGTGATGCTGCAACCGGCGAGGACCTGTTCAACGGTGAATACCTCATCAATGCACAGGGCGAAGATGTTGTTGCCGGTATCCGTACTCCGCAGCAAATTACCAAAGAAGGTTCACTGCGTTGGGCAAAACTGGCAGGTGTTAGCGAAGAAGAGCGTGCAAGTAAATTTCCTTCTCTGGAAGAATCGATGCCAGCCGCTTACAAAGAGCTGAACGAAACACAGCACAAACTGGAAGAACACTACCAGGATATGCAGGATCTGGAATTTACTATCCAGGAAGGCAAACTCTGGTTGCTTCAAACCCGTAACGGAAAACGCACCGGTGCTGCTATGGTAAAAATCGCCATGGATATGCTGAAAGAAGGCAAAATCGATGAGAAAACTGCCATTCTTCGTCTCGAAGCCAACAAACTCGATGAGCTTCTTCACCCGATTTTCGACACGAAAGCTCTTGAGCAGGCAACTGTAATTGCCAAAGGTCTTCCTGCATCTCCTGGTGCAGCTACCGGCCAGGTTGTTTTCTTCGCTGATGAAGCTGAAAAATATGAGAACTCAATTCTCGTTCGTATCGAGACTTCTCCGGAAGATCTTGAAGGTATGAACGTTGCCCGTGGTATTCTGACCGCACGAGGTGGTATGACTTCTCACGCAGCTGTTGTTGCCCGTGGTATGGGTAAATGCTGTGTTTCAGGTACCGGAGGTATCAAGATTGATTACAAAAACCGTTCTTTCGTCGCTGACGGAAAAACATATAAAGAAGGTGACTGGATTTCTCTGAACGGAAGTACAGGAGAAGTTTATGATGGTAAAGTAATTACCAGAAATCCGGATTTGAGCGGAGATTTTGGTCATATTATGGACCTGTCAGACAAGTTCACCCGCATGCATGTCCGCACTAACGCCGATACGCCAAAAGATGCCCAGGTAGCCCGCAACTTTGGAGCTCAGGGTATCGGTCTATGCCGTACCGAGCATATGTTCTTCGAAGGAGAGCGTATCAAAGCCATGCGTGAAATGATTCTGGCTTCCGATGAAGAAGGAAGACGCAAAGCACTAGACAAACTGCTTCCTTATCAGCGTGAAGACTTTGAAGGTATATTCGAAGCAATGGCTGGTTACGGAGTAACTGTTCGTTTACTTGACCCGCCGCTTCACGAGTTTGTACCTCATCAGCAGGCTACTCAGAAAGAGCTGGCTAGCGAAATGGGTGTTGCCATCGACGTTATCCGTTCGAAAGTAGCTGAGCTGGAAGAATTCAACCCGATGCTCGGACACCGTGGTTGCCGTTTGGGTAATACCTACCCGGAAATTACCGAAATGCAGGCACGCGCTATCATCGAAGCAGCATTGAACCTGAAAGCAAAAGGTGTTGATGCCCGTCCTGAAATTATGGTTCCGCTGGTAGGTACCATCAAGGAGCTGAAACTTCAGGCTGACATCATTAACGAGGTTGCAGAGAAAGTATTCGAAGAAAAAGGTGCTCGCATCGATTACAAAGTGGGTACCATGATTGAAGTTCCGCGTGCAGCTCTCACTGCTGATGAGATTGCTGACGTTGCCGAGTTCTTCTCATTCGGAACCAACGACCTCACCCAGATGACCTTCGGTTACTCTCGTGATGACGCCGGTAAATTCCTGCCGATTTACATCAAGAAAGGTATCCTGAAAAACGATCCGTTCCAGGTACTCGACCAAGAAGGTGTTGGACAGTTAGTTGATTTGGCAACCAAACGCGGTCGCGAAACCAACCCGAAACTGAAAGTAGGTATCTGCGGTGAGCACGGTGGTGAACCAAGCTCTGTTGAGTTCTGCAACGGTGTAGGCCTCGACTATGTAAGTTGTTCTCCTTATCGCGTTCCGATTGCACGTCTGGCAGCAGCTCAGGCCAACCTGAAACAAGGATAA
- the nagB gene encoding glucosamine-6-phosphate deaminase yields the protein MRLIIQPAPDDVARWAANYIVRKINLANPTEEKPFVLGLPTGSTPLNTYRELIKLHQSGKVSFQHVVTFNMDEYVGLPEEHPESYHSFMWTNFFKHIDIQEKNVNILNGNAEDIKAECARYEEKIKSVGGIDLFMGGVGADGHIAFNEPGSSLASRTRDKELNYDTLVANSRFFDNDIDKVPKSALTVGVGTVMDAKEVLVLVTGHNKARALHQAIEGGVNHMWTITALQLHPRGIIICDENATVELKVGTYKHFKDIEKNNLSPDAIWEKDGNLGW from the coding sequence ATGAGACTAATCATTCAACCGGCACCTGATGATGTAGCACGCTGGGCTGCCAATTACATTGTTCGCAAAATCAACCTGGCCAATCCTACAGAAGAAAAACCTTTTGTGTTGGGACTCCCTACGGGCAGCACACCACTGAACACTTACCGCGAACTAATTAAGTTGCATCAGTCAGGAAAGGTTTCTTTCCAGCACGTCGTCACATTTAACATGGATGAATATGTTGGGCTTCCGGAAGAACATCCCGAAAGTTACCATTCTTTTATGTGGACCAACTTCTTCAAGCATATCGATATACAAGAGAAAAATGTCAATATCCTCAATGGAAATGCGGAAGATATAAAAGCCGAATGCGCCCGCTACGAAGAAAAAATCAAATCGGTTGGCGGCATTGATTTATTTATGGGTGGCGTTGGAGCTGACGGACATATTGCCTTTAATGAACCGGGGTCCAGTTTAGCTTCACGAACAAGAGACAAGGAACTGAATTACGATACACTGGTCGCCAACTCCCGCTTTTTCGACAATGACATCGATAAAGTGCCCAAATCAGCATTGACTGTTGGTGTAGGAACCGTAATGGACGCAAAAGAAGTGCTTGTTCTGGTAACCGGACACAACAAAGCCCGCGCATTGCACCAGGCAATTGAAGGTGGAGTCAATCACATGTGGACCATCACCGCTTTGCAACTTCATCCGCGTGGCATCATTATTTGTGACGAAAATGCCACGGTTGAACTTAAAGTTGGAACCTACAAACACTTCAAAGACATCGAAAAAAATAATCTTTCACCTGACGCAATTTGGGAGAAAGACGGCAATTTAGGCTGGTAG
- a CDS encoding FtsX-like permease family protein, whose protein sequence is MIIHVAWKNIWRNPTRSLVVILAMVVGMFAGIFMVSFAKGMMKERLNRGIETEVSHIQIHHPKFREADELKYQVKDVFQKTKDIEKIEGVNGVSPRIVIQAMVASAETGSGVKLIGTDPDREKTVSNLYTYIKKGKWFEGISRNPVVIGQKLADKLNVHVRSKIVLTFQDDEGNITSGAFRIAGIYQTVNTSFDETHVYVRFNDLDQLAALSPGAAQEIAVHLSSQKYLNQVKNKLSNMYPNLEVLTWKKLNPEFGYINDVYDYYLYVFIIIILLALGFGIVNTILMAILERVKELGMLMAIGMKKGRIFRMIMWESVMMSIIGGTLGVGIGLLVTIWTNHTGISFDSYKTGFEALGYGTTVHPIIDWGITINVMILVFVTGIVAAIYPALKALKLNPAEALRTE, encoded by the coding sequence ATGATTATACATGTAGCATGGAAAAATATCTGGCGGAATCCAACACGGAGCCTGGTGGTCATTTTGGCGATGGTGGTTGGAATGTTCGCCGGCATCTTCATGGTCAGCTTTGCCAAGGGAATGATGAAGGAGCGGCTCAATCGCGGTATTGAAACAGAGGTGAGCCACATTCAGATTCATCATCCCAAATTTCGCGAGGCTGATGAGCTGAAATACCAGGTCAAAGATGTCTTTCAGAAAACAAAAGACATTGAAAAAATTGAAGGCGTCAACGGTGTTAGCCCGCGGATTGTCATTCAGGCAATGGTGGCTTCCGCAGAAACCGGCTCCGGAGTGAAATTGATTGGAACCGATCCCGATAGGGAAAAAACGGTTTCCAACCTGTATACCTATATCAAAAAAGGAAAATGGTTCGAAGGAATCTCCCGCAACCCGGTGGTTATCGGACAGAAACTGGCTGACAAACTGAATGTGCATGTCCGTTCCAAAATAGTCCTCACTTTCCAGGATGATGAAGGAAATATTACAAGCGGCGCTTTTCGGATTGCCGGAATTTACCAGACGGTAAATACCAGTTTCGATGAGACACACGTTTATGTTCGCTTCAACGATTTGGATCAGCTGGCGGCACTGTCTCCGGGAGCCGCCCAGGAAATTGCTGTCCATCTTTCCAGTCAGAAATATCTGAATCAGGTAAAGAACAAGTTGAGCAACATGTATCCCAATCTGGAGGTATTGACATGGAAGAAGCTGAATCCGGAATTTGGTTACATCAATGATGTGTACGATTACTACCTGTATGTGTTCATCATCATTATTTTGCTGGCGCTTGGCTTCGGCATTGTCAACACCATCTTGATGGCCATCCTGGAAAGGGTAAAAGAGCTGGGAATGTTAATGGCTATTGGCATGAAAAAGGGCCGGATATTCCGGATGATCATGTGGGAGTCGGTGATGATGAGCATTATTGGTGGCACGCTCGGGGTAGGCATCGGCCTGTTGGTCACTATCTGGACCAATCATACCGGTATCAGTTTCGATAGTTACAAAACCGGTTTTGAAGCGTTGGGTTACGGAACAACGGTCCATCCGATTATCGACTGGGGTATTACGATTAATGTGATGATACTGGTTTTTGTCACCGGAATTGTGGCGGCCATTTATCCGGCACTCAAAGCATTAAAACTGAATCCGGCGGAAGCCTTACGAACTGAATAA
- a CDS encoding TetR/AcrR family transcriptional regulator, with amino-acid sequence MPRTPEQYEQMRQEKRRKIMDVALELFASEGYHATSVAKIAEKADISKGLLYNYFESKDDLLKEIAQVGFQEIYENLDINHDGVLTEDEFVYFIDRLIESINNNREFWLFYIHILMQPHVVEFVENQLKESSRPVVQILLSYLEEEGYEEPIEELFFLSSTLKGATLQLLFSPIDFDITPVRNRIVKLYAKNAAVHHKN; translated from the coding sequence ATGCCACGTACGCCCGAACAATATGAACAGATGCGTCAGGAGAAGAGACGCAAAATAATGGATGTGGCCCTGGAATTGTTTGCCAGCGAAGGATATCATGCCACTTCGGTTGCCAAAATTGCTGAGAAAGCTGACATCTCGAAAGGTTTACTGTACAACTATTTCGAGAGTAAGGATGATTTGCTGAAAGAGATTGCCCAGGTTGGTTTTCAGGAAATATATGAGAATTTGGACATCAATCACGACGGCGTTCTTACCGAAGATGAGTTCGTATATTTTATCGATCGGCTTATTGAAAGCATCAATAACAACAGGGAGTTTTGGTTATTTTATATTCACATTCTGATGCAACCACATGTGGTTGAGTTTGTCGAAAATCAGCTGAAAGAAAGCTCCCGACCTGTTGTCCAAATATTATTGAGTTACCTGGAAGAAGAAGGTTATGAGGAACCGATTGAAGAGTTGTTCTTTCTGTCATCAACTCTAAAGGGAGCTACTCTTCAATTGTTGTTTAGCCCGATAGATTTTGACATCACTCCGGTACGAAACCGCATCGTTAAGCTTTACGCTAAGAACGCAGCAGTTCATCATAAAAACTAA
- a CDS encoding phage holin family protein produces MNVLAKILINTIAVLVVAYILPGIEINSFFDGLVVAVVLALLNLLVKPVLVILTLPLTIVTLGIFLLILNGLIVMLAGALVDGFYVSGLFWAIIFSLLVSLVNTILGAKDLRK; encoded by the coding sequence ATGAATGTACTCGCTAAGATTCTAATCAATACCATCGCGGTACTGGTGGTTGCTTATATCCTCCCGGGAATTGAAATTAACAGTTTTTTCGATGGCCTGGTCGTGGCAGTTGTTCTGGCGCTATTGAACCTGCTGGTGAAACCTGTATTGGTTATCCTAACTCTTCCTCTGACAATTGTGACGCTCGGGATATTTTTGTTGATCCTGAATGGCCTAATCGTGATGTTGGCCGGTGCTTTGGTTGACGGGTTTTACGTTTCCGGATTGTTTTGGGCCATCATTTTTAGTTTGTTGGTATCATTGGTTAATACCATACTCGGAGCGAAAGATCTGCGCAAGTAA
- a CDS encoding FtsX-like permease family protein, with amino-acid sequence MKTDIKLAWRNLWRNKRRTIITIASIFFGVILSTYMTSMQEGSYEKMVENAVRFYSGHIQVQNEDFWENKTINNTFEETDSLKAKIASVPGIQLVVPRLESFALASSKQLTKGAMVLGVDPQKEDQLTEISKKMVRGKYLKKGSDGILMGETLAKYLQVDVGDTLVLLGQGYHGINAAGLFPIRGIFKHPSPTLDRQLIYMDLSTAQNFYSADHLLTSLAMLVNEADEVPHIVKELKAKIHSPYRIMSWDEMQPELVQQINGDRDSGAIMKIILFLVIGFGILGTIIMMVAERRREFGVMVSVGMQKTRLAWMLIYETFIIGLLGILSGSLAALPILYYQYFHPIKLGGQAGQMMVDMGFEPYMYFSLAPKVFTFQVLIIFIIIMVISIYPFASALMLKENKALRA; translated from the coding sequence ATGAAAACAGATATAAAACTGGCCTGGCGCAATCTGTGGCGCAATAAGCGGAGGACCATCATTACCATCGCATCGATATTTTTTGGGGTGATTCTCTCCACTTACATGACCTCGATGCAGGAAGGCTCGTACGAAAAAATGGTCGAGAATGCTGTGCGGTTTTATTCCGGTCATATACAGGTACAGAATGAGGATTTCTGGGAGAATAAAACCATTAACAACACCTTCGAAGAGACCGATTCGCTGAAAGCCAAAATTGCTTCAGTTCCGGGAATCCAGTTGGTCGTACCTCGATTAGAGTCGTTTGCGCTGGCTTCCAGCAAACAGCTAACCAAAGGAGCGATGGTGCTTGGCGTTGATCCGCAGAAAGAGGACCAACTGACTGAAATCAGCAAAAAGATGGTTCGGGGCAAATATCTGAAAAAAGGAAGTGACGGAATTCTGATGGGAGAAACGCTGGCCAAATATCTCCAGGTTGACGTAGGCGATACGCTGGTCTTACTGGGGCAAGGTTATCACGGAATCAATGCGGCCGGACTTTTTCCCATCCGGGGAATATTCAAGCACCCGTCGCCAACACTCGACCGCCAGTTGATTTACATGGATTTAAGCACTGCTCAGAATTTCTATTCGGCTGACCATTTGCTGACTTCGCTGGCTATGCTGGTGAATGAAGCCGACGAAGTCCCGCATATCGTGAAGGAGCTAAAAGCAAAGATTCACAGTCCGTACCGAATCATGAGCTGGGATGAAATGCAACCGGAATTGGTACAGCAAATCAACGGAGACCGTGACAGTGGAGCTATCATGAAAATCATCCTGTTCCTCGTTATCGGATTCGGTATTCTGGGAACCATTATCATGATGGTTGCTGAACGAAGGCGTGAATTTGGTGTCATGGTGTCGGTGGGAATGCAAAAAACACGTCTCGCCTGGATGCTGATTTACGAGACATTCATCATCGGGTTGCTGGGAATCCTAAGCGGTTCGCTCGCTGCGTTACCCATTCTGTACTACCAGTATTTCCACCCGATTAAACTAGGTGGACAAGCCGGCCAGATGATGGTCGATATGGGATTTGAGCCCTATATGTATTTCTCGCTGGCACCGAAAGTATTCACATTCCAGGTATTAATCATTTTCATCATCATCATGGTGATTTCGATTTACCCATTTGCCAGTGCTTTGATGTTGAAAGAAAACAAAGCCTTGCGGGCCTGA
- the ruvX gene encoding Holliday junction resolvase RuvX, with protein MGRILALDYGRKRVGVAVTDPLQLIASRLTTVATHEIWDFLSDYLKKEDVELLVIGYPVQLNNEPSESIRYINPFLKKFSKLYPDMPVKQIDERFTSKIAFQSMIDAGLRKKSRQDKAMVDAVSATIILQSYLEENKYKK; from the coding sequence ATGGGAAGGATTCTGGCCCTCGATTACGGCAGAAAGCGAGTTGGAGTAGCGGTAACCGATCCGCTTCAGTTAATCGCCAGCAGGCTCACGACAGTAGCAACACACGAAATCTGGGATTTTCTGAGTGACTATTTAAAAAAGGAAGATGTTGAATTGCTCGTTATCGGTTACCCGGTACAATTAAACAACGAACCATCTGAATCAATACGGTACATCAATCCGTTTCTGAAAAAATTCAGCAAACTCTATCCCGACATGCCTGTTAAGCAAATTGATGAGCGTTTTACATCGAAAATCGCTTTTCAGAGCATGATTGATGCCGGCTTGCGAAAAAAGTCGCGTCAGGACAAAGCAATGGTAGATGCCGTAAGTGCCACCATCATTCTACAATCTTATTTGGAAGAAAATAAATACAAAAAATAA